The genomic window CATCCTTTCTGCCCGTGCCGGAAAGCAACTTGAGCCGGGTAAGCACTAACGCGAGGTAAATATTTAAAAAAATACAGGCGGATACTCACGAAACAGTCTTGTTCCGGGTTGACCTGGGAGGAGAATAATACGGAATGAAATACGAAAATTTTAATGACGCCGAGGCACTGAAGATTGCAATGACCATCGAGGAAGAGGGTCTCGAATTTTATTCAATCCTCATGAAAAGCACAAAAGACGACAAGGCAAAGGATATCTTTTCGGAACTCGCCTTGGCCGAAAAGAAACATCTTGCCCTTTTTCAAAAGGCATATTCTGAAATACCTGCTCCGGTAAATCCGGTGCAAGGGTGTGAAGATTATACCGTGAACCTGTATTTGAAAGATTTGGTAGACACGGGCATATTTACGAAAAAAGGGGAAGCCAGGAGGCTTGCAACGGAAATAAAGTCCGATATCGATGCA from Candidatus Brocadia sp. includes these protein-coding regions:
- a CDS encoding ferritin family protein is translated as MKYENFNDAEALKIAMTIEEEGLEFYSILMKSTKDDKAKDIFSELALAEKKHLALFQKAYSEIPAPVNPVQGCEDYTVNLYLKDLVDTGIFTKKGEARRLATEIKSDIDALKIGIQAEKDSILYYNEAAKNTRHEGGKKAFEQLTNEEKKHLQRLTELLKVLKKIP